ACCATCTATGTCGGTGTCGCCGATAACCGCAGCGGCGCTTACAACATCTATCGCAGCACCGACGCGGGCGCAACCTGGTCCCCGATCCCGGGCGAGCCGACCTGCAGCGTCAGTGGTACGACGGTGACCTGCACTGGCGGGGCCACCTGGAGTACGACCAGCGACGCCTCTACTGGCTATCTCCCCCACCAGGGCAAGGTCGATTCGCAGGGAACGCTCTACGTGACCTACAGCGATTGGGAAGGCCCCTACAATGGGAGTCGCGGCGATGTCTGGAAGTTTACGCCCAGCACGGGCACCTGGACAAAGATCAGTCCCGTGCCCGGCTCCGATAGTTCCAACGACTACTTTGGCTACGGCGGTCTGGCTGTCGACTGGCAGCATCCCGGCACGATCGTGGTAGCCAGCGTCAATTCCTGGTGGCCCGACGCTCAGCTCTTCCGCACCACTAATGGCGGCGCTAGCTGGGAACCGATCTGGAGCTGGGCCAGCTATCCGAACCGCAATCTCTACTATACGATCGATGTCTCTAATGCCCCCTGGCTCGACTTCGGCAACAAAAACCCGGTGCCGCCAGTACCAGCGGTGAAGCTGGGCTGGATGATCGAGGGCATGAACATCGACCCTTTCAATCCGAATCGTCTGATGTATGGCACCGGCGCTACACTCTACGCGACCAATAATCTGACCGCCTGGGATAACTATCAGAATGGTGGCATTGTCAATTTCAAGAGTACTGCGCTGGGCATCGAGGAGGAGTATGTTTCTGATTTAGTGAGTCCGCCGGCCAACGCTCACCTCTATAGCACGATGGCCGACGTGAGCGGCTTCCGCCACGATGATCTGACGAAGTCGCCCCCGGAAATGTACTACATCCCTTACGCTGGCTCATATGCCGCCATTGACTACGCCGAGCTGAACCCGAACTTTATGGTGCGTGTTGGCTATGGCAATCCAAGCGCCAGCCCGCCGGTGACGAGCACGGCTTTCAGCTACGATGGTGGCGCTACCTGGTTCGCCGGGAACAAGGATATCTCCGGCGTCTCTCAGAATGGCGGTACTGTGGCCGCCGCCGCTGACGCCAGTCGCGTGCTGTGGGCCCCAGTCAATGCCCCGGTCTCCTATTCGACCGATAATGGCAATAGCTGGGTGGCTTCGGCCAACGTCCCCCAGAATGCCGTTGTGGCTTCGGATCGTGTCAATGCGAAGAAGTTCTACGCCTACGGCCAGGGAAAGTTTTGGTACAGCACCGATGGCGGCGCGACCTTCACGGCATCAGCGGCCACGGGCCTGCCCCAGGCCGGCGATTCGGTGGTGGTGAAGGCTGTACCGGGCCGCGAGGGCGATGTTTGGGTGGCCGGCGGCAATGCTGGGACCAGTGACTACGGCCTCTGGCATTCGACTGATGGCGGCCAAACTTTTACGAAGCTGACCAGTCTGGCCGGCGCCGATAAGATCGGGTTCGGGATGGCCGCCCCTGGCCAGAGCTACCCGGCCCTCTACATCAGTGGGATCGTCGGCAGTGTGCGCGGCATCTTCCGCTCCGACGATGGCGGCAATAGCTGGGTGCTGATTAACGATAGCCAGCATCAGTATGGGAACATCACGACGATCACAGGTGATCCGCGGATCTACGGTCGCGTCTACCTCGGCACGAATGGCTTCGGCATTGTCTACGGGGATATCGCTGGGGCCGCGACGACCCCCACTCCAACAACGGCAGTGACCGCGACTCCTACTCCAACCGCGGCTGTTACTCCGACACCAACCAGTACACCGACTCCTACACCAACGCCGCGCCCAACAGTGACGCCCACACCTACGGCAGCGGCTACTCCAACGCCCACACCTACACCGACTTCGACTCCGACAGCCGGGCTGAAGTGCAGCGTCCATTACGCCGTGAATCAATGGCCAGGTGGCTTCACGGCCAATCTGACGGTGACCAACACCGGGTCGACGACGATTAATGGCTGGACGTTGACCTTTACTTTCCCTGGCAACCAGACAGTGACTCAGGGCTGGAACGGGGTCTTCTCGCAGCAGGGAAGC
The sequence above is a segment of the Thermogemmatispora onikobensis genome. Coding sequences within it:
- a CDS encoding cellulose binding domain-containing protein → MVEHVSPPRKWSRWPWWTRGVGWTRQAVPLLALCVILLPTIILTSLHSRAAGAAPAASQSYTWQNVVTGGGGGFVVDVVFNPKQKDLIYARTDIGGAYRWNPATGTWTQLMAWVTPDNWNMAGVESIATDPVQPNRLYIAAGLYTNSWTNQNGVILRSTDYGNTFQITPMPFKMGGNMPGRGMSERLAIDPNDDAILYFGARSGNGLWRSTDYGVTWSKVTNFPDTGPFAENPNDSSGYLSDPVGVVWVTFDPSTGTSGSPTKTIYVGVADNRSGAYNIYRSTDAGATWSPIPGEPTCSVSGTTVTCTGGATWSTTSDASTGYLPHQGKVDSQGTLYVTYSDWEGPYNGSRGDVWKFTPSTGTWTKISPVPGSDSSNDYFGYGGLAVDWQHPGTIVVASVNSWWPDAQLFRTTNGGASWEPIWSWASYPNRNLYYTIDVSNAPWLDFGNKNPVPPVPAVKLGWMIEGMNIDPFNPNRLMYGTGATLYATNNLTAWDNYQNGGIVNFKSTALGIEEEYVSDLVSPPANAHLYSTMADVSGFRHDDLTKSPPEMYYIPYAGSYAAIDYAELNPNFMVRVGYGNPSASPPVTSTAFSYDGGATWFAGNKDISGVSQNGGTVAAAADASRVLWAPVNAPVSYSTDNGNSWVASANVPQNAVVASDRVNAKKFYAYGQGKFWYSTDGGATFTASAATGLPQAGDSVVVKAVPGREGDVWVAGGNAGTSDYGLWHSTDGGQTFTKLTSLAGADKIGFGMAAPGQSYPALYISGIVGSVRGIFRSDDGGNSWVLINDSQHQYGNITTITGDPRIYGRVYLGTNGFGIVYGDIAGAATTPTPTTAVTATPTPTAAVTPTPTSTPTPTPTPRPTVTPTPTAAATPTPTPTPTSTPTAGLKCSVHYAVNQWPGGFTANLTVTNTGSTTINGWTLTFTFPGNQTVTQGWNGVFSQQGSQVTITNASYNGSIAPGSSVYPGFNGTWSGSNPSPTAFYLNGTACTIV